Below is a window of Candidatus Obscuribacter sp. DNA.
ATAGTAGATGCAGTACATAATGGTGCCGCATCAGCAAGTATTGCGATAAATGGGACTACGCAGATATCAGGGACAGTGCAAAACCTGGTCAACATAGCGAGGACTCAAAACGTCCTTGGTGCAAACAATACGATTACCACGTATTGGAATGGCGAATTGGCTGAGCTGCTTGTTTACAGTCGGGGTGTGACCGAAACCGAGCAAGTCGATACAGGCGTTTTGTTTAACCGCTACCAGATTGATAATGCCACTGTGGTGGCTACGCCAATTATTAGCGTGCCGACAAGCACATTGACTGAGCCGACTGAGGTAGCAATAGCTACTCCAACTCCGGGTGCGACAACGTACATAACCTTGGATGGGACCACGCCCACGGCTGCCAGCACGGTCTATCAATTTCCTGTGCGAATAAATTTTACACAATCGCTAAAAGCTATATCTATCAAAGCTGGCATCAGCAGCACAGTCGCTACATCGACCTTAACACTCAATGCAACAAGGTGGCCCGCGCCAAGTGCTACGGATTTGAGACCGCTACAGCTTAACTTGCAGCTTCCGACTACGGCGATACCGCAATAAGTCCAATCATCCAAATCAACTTTTCGCTTTAGTGCCTTCAACTGTCACGATCAATTACCCTACCCCACAGCTATTCAAGCCAAATACACAACTATGCAACCCATCAAGAGTATCAAGTCGATGTATCAAGTCCGCAACTTTCACAAAGTACTGGCGATTCTTGCAACTATGCTTGTGGTCGGTACAACACCGTTGGCGGCTCTCGAGATGCCAGCTGGCACCTCATCATGCCGGGTGGCTATCCCCCCACACCTGTGGCAGTAAATGTAAAGACCGGACTGCGCCGAGTGGGAGCCGGTCAAGACTAGTCTTGTTCTTTCGGCGACTCCTTCTGATTTGGAGATTGCTACAGGCAAGTCTTCCAGGAGCCTCTCATCCCGATGTCTGGCTCAGAGCAAGAGGGAGAAAACTCTGCACTTGCATCTGCAATTAAGTCATTTAAGGCAAAAGCAGATACCGAGGATTTATCAGCTTTTGAGCAGTTTTTGGACAAATATCCAAAGAGCCGTTGGGCGCCATCGCTGCAAGTTAGTCTTGGGACAAATCAAATTTCAATCAGGCTACTTAAGTGATGCCCTTCGCATTGTGGTCATCTGCTTGGGAGCAGTCAAAAGACGAGCGACAAACAAAAGTCTCTTGTGGCTAGTAGTGCTATTGCCAATTTGATGCTTTTAAATTCTCGGTTGGGACGGCAAGACGAATTAAAGAAGTATCTCGCTGAGGTAAAAGGTAGAGCGTTTTTTGGATCTGATGAGCAAAAGGTCGTAAGTGCCAAAGAAGGGCTCTGGAGCATGGAGCACAAGCCGGAGTGCTCATTTAAGTGCGGACCATTTGCAGTTAATAACCTGCTCAATGCAGTTAATAAGACGCACTTGATGAATCCGATACTAGAAAAGGCTGAGTCAACCAAGTCCGGTACATCGCTACTCCAGGTCAAAGAATGGGCAGACAAAGTAGGACTCAAATATCAGATAGCAAAGCGCACCGCAGGCGCCACTTTAATAGTACCGTCGGTGATGCACTGGAAGCTTGATCACTTTGCAGCGCTAACTGAAGTTAATAACAATCGCTATCACCTCAAAGACCCGACATTTGACACTGATGGTCAAAGTTGGATAACAGCTAAGGCCATTGATCAAGAGAGCGATGGGTACTTCCTGGTCCCTGCCGCAACTGCTCTACCTCAAGGCTGGCAGAGTGTCTCTGAAGATGAAGCAAAGACTATTCTTTGGCAAGGGGATTGCCAGTGGTAGAAACGGCAACAATAGTAATTGTCCTGCTCCGCAAAACAATCCATGTAGCTGTGATTGTCCTAACGGGGGGAAGGCGGCAATAGTTGTGATAGTAGCCCAAAAGCTAGTGTATGGAGCATGCTTGCCACGTTGCATATTGCTGACAAACCACTAGGCTACGAGCCACCTATCGGTCCTGCAATTGGTTTTAAATTTGACTACAATCACCTCCAGACCAACCAGCCAACCACTTTTACCTTTACCAATGTGGGTCAAAACTGGAATTTCTATCAGAGACGGATGAAGGACGGCTCAATCGAGACATACAGCCAATCAGATGGTAGCTCTCCTGCGCGGATATTTTTGACTCAGGTGCAAGACCCGCAGGGCAACAGTGTCTTTATCCAATACGATGCCAATTTTAGATTGACTACAATTTATCTCTCAGCTGACCACGCCGTATGGTACGACAAGTTTTTATCAATATGTCCGGAGTAGATGTTTATCCTGCTCGTGGTATCAGATTTACATTCCCCGATGGTTCGTCATCTGTTCTTGAGAATTGGCTCAATGAGCCCAAATCGACATACTTTTGGGATCGCCATGCGATAGCGATGTATCCAAATGATCCGGTAAACAAAGTCTATACTCACTGCGAGCTGACGATGTTTACGATAGACATCAATACCAATCTTGAGGCATCGTCTATCCAAAAAGTGGTGCATCCGCTGGAGTGGTCTAGTCTGACATTTTTTACTTATCCAATTAATCTAATCCCTAACTATTCCGGCTTTAACAACCTGGTGGCGTCCAGTACAAAAGATCTAGGCAATATCGTCGTCAATGCCACAGTGGGAGGTACACCCCAGGCTGGCGATACTGTCACCATCTTGATTGATGGAGTTTATGCCGGATACATAGTGCAGGCTGGCGATACGCTCGAAAAGATTGCCTCAGAGATAGCGAAGTCAGTAAACAGCTCAGTTGATTATCAGACTCGTGGCATATCAGCAGGCGTGGCAGGTCGTGTCATCAGCTTGCGATCTGAGCAAGTGGGCATGACTCACTACGGCAAATACATCAGTCCCGGCTCAACAGAGACATTGACATTTAGTTCTCAAGCTAGACAGACCACTATCGCTACTCTCACCGGCGCAATAACTGCTGGAGACGTAGTGACTATTCATATCGATAATCCGGGGCGAGTATCGATAAACTACGCGGTCCAACCTGGCGACACTGCCACCACTCATTTGTACCTGGCATGCCGCACTATTAACGCCAATGCCACATGGCAAAGTTACAACGGAGTTGCAACACCAAGCTGGCAACAATTTGCTAACATCCTTTAGTCCAGAGGCGGCAGACTATGCCACTGGCACGACAGGCACAGAGTCATTTGCATATAGCTCAAAGCGCAATGGCTCAATACAGCTAACAGAAAACCAATACAACTCGACTGGCAACATGACCCAGACGATTGACCCTATCGGCAGGAAGTTTAGCTACAGCTATGCAGGCAAATGGCATCGACCTGCTTGAAAAACGCGAGACACAAGGTACCGATAACTACCTGCTCGGTCACTGGGAATACAACGCCAAGCATGAGCCGATAGTATTTATCGATGGCTCTGCGCAAAGGACCGAGTACACGTATAACAGCTCTGGCCAGCCTTTAACCGTCAAGGACGCAAATAACAACACGACCACCATGACCTATACTGGCACTTGCAAAGCCACTGTAGGCGGCACCATAACCGCTGGCAATATTGCCACTATCACTGTGTTTGACGCAGGCCTTGCCGGTGGGCAAAAGGCTGTCAACTACACAGTCCTGGGCACAGACACGACCACTACAATTGCTACTGCGCTTAGAAATGCTGTAAACGCCGATACTGCTCTTGCTGCGATTGGTCTAACTGCTACATCGGCTGCAGCGGTGGTGACAATGTCATCAAACTCAGTCAATGTGACCACTTATACCAAGACGACGACAGGCACAGTTACGCTTGTTCTTGGAGCAAACACCTGGGGTTATCTGACAAAGATAGACGGACCTCTGACTGGCAGCCAGGATGTTACAACTCTGACTTATGATTCATTTGGAAGGGTCGCTACACAAACAAGCTCGACTGGCTACCAGCTGACCTTTGCATACGATGCTATGAATCGTCCTCTAAGGACAACATATCCTGATACTACTTTTGAGCAGACTGTTTACGACAAGCTCGATGCTGTACTGATGAGAGATAGAAATGGCAGATGGACAGAGAGAAGCTATAACTCTCTAGATCAGCTCGCCTACGAAGTCGATCCGCTGGGACGCAAGACTCAATACATCTGGTGTCTCTGCGGATCTCTGGCAGTGCTTACCGATCCACTAGGCCGCAACACGTCTTGGTCTCACGATATTGAGGGACGCCTGACGACCAAGACTTATCCGGATAACTCGACATATACCTACCTCTACGAGCAAAAGACGAGCAACGTCAAAACTCGCACTGACGCTCTCAGTCAAAAGACAAATTATTTTTACAATCCTGATGGCACGCTCTACCAGACTAGCTATCCAAACCCTATCAACCCGACTGCGCCAATCACAAATTATTGGGATTACAACTTTAAGAGATTGACCAAAACAACCAAGAACGATTGGGGTAGCTATTCCTACACATACAATAACTATGTCACCAGCTCTGGAGCAACACCCATCACTGGTGGTGGCATGCTCCAGCTTATGCACAATGACGTCATCGCAAACTCAGACACACCTATGTTTACGATAGTTTAGCCGCACCACCAATCGCTCAATTAATGGTGCAAAGAAATTTCCGTAACATGGACGTATGATGCCATGAGTCGGGTCACGGCTGAGTCCAATTCTCTGGGCAACTTTACCTATGCATACTTGGACAACACCGCAGGCTCGTCTAAGGGCGTGACCAGACTGGCCCTGTCACATATCCAAATAGCCAGGTGACTAAGTATGACTGGGATCCAACAGCTCAAGATGAGAGGCTCCCGCCAGATCTCCAATCGAGGACCCTTGGGCGACTATCTCGCAAGTTGCTACCGCTTCGATGATCCAGCGGGTCAAATCAAGCAATGGCAGCAGCTCCAGGGCAATACCAGCCTCAACTATGCGCTAGATTATGACCAGGCTGGCCAGCTCACCGCAGCAGCCGCTAGTGGTGGACCGCAGACAAATGCCTATCTCAAGCAAAATTATTACGCATACGATCCGGCCTCCAATCGCACTGGCAATCAAAG
It encodes the following:
- a CDS encoding chitobiase/beta-hexosaminidase C-terminal domain-containing protein codes for the protein MAELLVYSRGVTETEQVDTGVLFNRYQIDNATVVATPIISVPTSTLTEPTEVAIATPTPGATTYITLDGTTPTAASTVYQFPVRINFTQSLKAISIKAGISSTVATSTLTLNATRWPAPSATDLRPLQLNLQLPTTAIPQ
- a CDS encoding RHS repeat protein, translated to MQANGIDLLEKRETQGTDNYLLGHWEYNAKHEPIVFIDGSAQRTEYTYNSSGQPLTVKDANNNTTTMTYTGTCKATVGGTITAGNIATITVFDAGLAGGQKAVNYTVLGTDTTTTIATALRNAVNADTALAAIGLTATSAAAVVTMSSNSVNVTTYTKTTTGTVTLVLGANTWGYLTKIDGPLTGSQDVTTLTYDSFGRVATQTSSTGYQLTFAYDAMNRPLRTTYPDTTFEQTVYDKLDAVLMRDRNGRWTERSYNSLDQLAYEVDPLGRKTQYIWCLCGSLAVLTDPLGRNTSWSHDIEGRLTTKTYPDNSTYTYLYEQKTSNVKTRTDALSQKTNYFYNPDGTLYQTSYPNPINPTAPITNYWDYNFKRLTKTTKNDWGSYSYTYNNYVTSSGATPITGGGMLQLMHNDVIANSDTPMFTIV